One window from the genome of Bubalus kerabau isolate K-KA32 ecotype Philippines breed swamp buffalo chromosome 17, PCC_UOA_SB_1v2, whole genome shotgun sequence encodes:
- the SAMD4B gene encoding protein Smaug homolog 2, with protein sequence MMFRDQVGILAGWFKGWNECEQTVALLSLLKRVTRTQARFLQLCLEHSLADCNDIHLLESEANSAAIVSQWQQESKEKVVSLLLSHLPLLQPGNTEAKSEYMRLLQKVLAYSIESNAFIEESRQLLSYALIHPATTLEDRNALALWLSHLEDRLASGFRTRPEPTYHSRQGSDEWGGPAELGPGDAGPAWQDKPPRENGHVPFHPPSSVPPAINSIGSNANAGLPCQIHPSPLKRSMSLIPTSPQAPGEWPSPEELGARAVFTTPDHAPLSPQSSVASSGSEQTEEQGSSRNTFQEDGSGMKDVPSWLKSLRLHKYAALFSQMSYEEMMTLTEQHLESQNVTKGARHKIALSIQKLRERQSVLKSLEKDVLEGGNLRNALQELQQIIITPIKAYSVLQATVAATAATTSTAKDGGRGEPPLPGAEPPLALPGTDKGSETNDPPAAESYPPPPAPAPTDGSEPAPAPVADGDIPSQFTRVMGKVCTQLLVSRPDEENITSYLQLIEKCLSHEAFTETQKKRLLSWKQQVLKLLRTFPRKAALEMQNYRQQKGWAFGSNSLPIAGSVGMGVARRTQRQFPMPPRALPPGRMGLLSPSGIGGISPRHALTSPSLGGQGRQNLWFANPGGSNSMPSQSRSSVQRTHSLPVHSSPQAILMFPPDCPVPGPDLEINPTLESLCLSMTEHALGDGTDKTSTI encoded by the exons ATGATGTTCCGAGACCAGGTGGGCATCCTCGCTGGCTGGTTCAAGGGCTGGAATGAGTGTGAACAGACAGTGGCCCTGCTATCACTTCTGAAGCGAGTCACGCGCACCCAGGCTCGCTTCCTGCAGCTCTGCCTGGAGCACTCACTGGCAGACTGCAATGACATTCACCTGCTGGAGTCGGAGGCCAACAGTGCTG CCATCGTCAGCCAGTGGCAGCAGGAGTCCAAAGAGAAGGTGGTGTCCCTCCTGCTGTCCCACCTACCCCTGCTTCAGCCAGGCAACACGGAGGCCAAGTCGGAGTACATGAGGCTGCTGCAGAAAGTGCTGGCCTACTCGATCGAGAGCAATGCCTTCATCGAGGAGAGCCGCCAGCTGCTTTCCTATGCCCTCATCCACCCAGCCACCACACTGGAGGACCGCAATGCACTGGCCCTCTGGCTCAGCCACTTGGAAGACCGGCTAGCTAGCGGCTTTCGCACCCGACCTGAGCCCACCTACCACTCTCGCCAGGGCTCGGATGAGTGGGGTGGCCCTGCAGAGCTGGGCCCTGGGGATGCAGGGCCAGCCTGGCAGGACAAGCCACCCCGGGAAAATGGACATGTGCCCTTCCACCCACCCAGCTCAGTGCCGCCAGCTATCAACAGTATTGGGAGCAATGCAAATGCAG GTCTCCCCTGCCAAATCCACCCCAGCCCGCTGAAGCGCTCCATGTCGCTCATCCCCACAAGTCCCCAGGCCCCTGGTGAGTGGCCGAGTCCAGAGGAGCTTGGGGCCCGGGCTGTTTTCACCACGCCCGACCACGCACCCCTCTCACCGCAGAGCAGCGTGGCCTCCTCTGGCAGTGAGCAGACGGAGGAGCAGGGCTCCAGCCGGAACACTTTCCAGGAGGACGGCAGTGGCATGAAAG ACGTGCCCTCGTGGCTCAAGAGCCTCCGCTTGCACAAGTATGCAGCCCTCTTCTCACAGATGAGCTATGAGGAGATGATGACGCTGACTGAACAGCACTTGGAGTCGCAG AATGTCACCAAAGGTGCCCGCCACAAGATAGCCCTGAGCATCCAGAAGCTGCGCGAGAGGCAGAGCGTCCtcaaatccctggagaag gatgTGCTGGAAGGTGGAAATCTGCGAAACGCACTGCAGGAGCTGCAGCAGATCATCATCACCCCCATCAAGGCCTACAGTGTCCTCCAGGCCACCGTGGCTGCCACCGCCGCCACCACCTCTACTGCCAAGGATGGGGGCCGGGGGGAGCCACCGCTGCCAGGGGCTGAGCCTCCCCTGGCTCTCCCTGGCACAGACAAGGGCAGTGAGACCAATGACCCTCCAGCTGCAGAGAGCTACCCCCCTCCACCAGCTCCGGCTCCCACTGATGGCAGTGAGCCAGCCCCTGCTCCCGTCGCTGATGGAGACATCCCCAGCCAGTTTACACGGGTGATGGGCAAAG TGTGCACCCAGCTCCTGGTGTCCCGACCAGACGAGGAGAACATCACCAGTTACCTCCAGCTCATCGAAAAGTGCCTGTCTCATGAG GCTTTCACGGAGACACAGAAGAAACGACTGCTGTCCTGGAAACAGCAAGTGCTGAAGCTCCTCCGGACTTTCCCGCGCAAAGCTGCACTAGAGATGCAGAACTACAGGCAGCAGAAAGG CTGGGCGTTTGGCTCGAACTCACTCCCCATAGCTGGTtctgtggggatgggggtggcccGGCGGACCCAGCGGCAGTTCCCAATGCCTCCCCGGGCCCTTCCGCCTGGCAGGATGGGCCTTCTGAGCCCTTCGGGCATTGGGGGCATCTCCCCTCGACATGCCCTCACCAGCCCCAGCCTTGGGGGCCAGGGCCGACAG AACCTGTGGTTCGCCAACCCTGGAGGCAGCAACAGTATGCCCAGCCAGAGCCGTAGCTCTGTGCAGCGCACCCACTCGCTCCCAGTCCACTCGTCACCCCAGGCCATTCTCATGTTCCCTCCAG ACTGCCCGGTCCCTGGGCCTGACCTGGAGATCAATCCCACTCTGGAGTCTCTGTGTCTGAGCATGACAGAACACGCCTTGGGTG ATGGGACAGACAAAACCTCCACCATCTGA
- the PAF1 gene encoding RNA polymerase II-associated factor 1 homolog: MAPTIQTQAQREDGHRPNSHRTLPERSGVVCRVKYCNSLPDIPFDPKFITYPFDQNRFVQYKATSLEKQHKHDLLTEPDLGVTIDLINPDTYRIDPNVLLDPADEKLLEEEIQAPTSSKRSQQHAKVVPWMRKTEYISTEFNRYGISNEKPEVKIGVSVKQQFTEEEIYKDRDSQITAIEKTFEDAQKSISQHYSKPRVTPVEVMPVFPDFKMWINPCAQVIFDSDPAPKDTSGAAALEMMSQAMIRGMMDEEGNQFVAYFLPVEETLKKRKRDQEEEMDYAPDDVYDYKIAREYNWNVKNKASKGYEENYFFIFREGDGVYYNELETRVRLSKRRAKAGVQSGTNALLVVKHRDMNEKELEAQEARKAQLENHEPEEEEEEEMETEEKEAGGSDEEREKGSSSEKEGSEDERSGSESEREEGDRDEASDKSGSGEDESSEDEARAARDKEEIFGSDADSEDDADSDDEDRGRARGSDNDSDSGSDGGGQRSRSHSRSRSASPFPSGSEHSAQEDGSEAAASDSSEADSDSD, from the exons ATGGCTCCCACTATCCAGACCCAGGCCCAGCGCGAGGATGGCCACAG GCCCAATTCTCACCGGACTTTGCCTGAGAG GTCTGGAGTGGTCTGCCGAGTCAAGTACTGCAATAGCCTCCCTGACATCCCCTTCGACCCGAAGTTCATCACCTATCCCTTCGACCAGAACAG GTTTGTTCAGTACAAAGCAACTTCACTGGAAAAACAGCACAAACATGATCTCTTGACTGAGCCAGACCTGGGCGTTACCATTGACCTCATCAACCCTGATACCTACCGCATCGACCCCAATG TACTCCTAGACCCAGCTGATGAGAAGCTTCTGGAAGAGGAGATTCAGGCCCCCACCAGTTCGAAGAG ATCCCAGCAGCACGCAAAGGTGGTGCCATGGATGCGGAAGACAGAGTACATCTCCACGGAATTCAACCGTTATGGCATttccaatgagaagcctgaggtcAA gATTGGGGTTTCTGTGAAGCAGCAATTCACTGAGGAGGAAATATACAAAGACAGGGATAGCCAGATCACAGCTATTGAGAAGACTTTTGAGGATGCCCAGAAATCT ATCTCCCAGCATTATAGCAAGCCCCGAGTGACACCAGTGGAGGTCATGCCTGTCTTTCCAGATTTTAAG ATGTGGATCAACCCTTGTGCTCAGGTAATCTTTGACTCAGACCCCGCCCCCAAGGACACAAGTGGTGCAGCTGCATTGGAGATGATGTCTCAGGCCATGATCAG GGGCATGATGGATGAGGAAGGGAACCAGTTTGTGGCTTACTTTCTGCCTGTGGAGGAAACACTGAAGAAACGAAAACGGGACCAGGAAGAGGAGATGGATTATGCACCAGATGATGT GTATGACTACAAGATTGCTCGAGAGTACAACTGGAATGTGAAGAACAAGGCTAGCAAGGGCTATGAGGAAAACTACTTCTTTATCTTCCGAGAGGGTGATGGTGTTTACTACAATGAATTGGAGACCAG GGTTCGCCTGAGTAAGCGCCGAGCCAAGGCCGGGGTTCAGTCGGGTACCAATGCCCTGCTTGTGGTCAAACACCGGGACATGAATGAGAAGGAATTAGAAGCCCAG GAGGCACGGAAGGCTCAGCTGGAGAACCATGAACccgaggaggaagaagaggaggaaatggagacagaagagaaagaagctgGGGGCTCAG ATGAGGAACGAGAGAAGGGCAGCAGCAGTGAGAAGGAAGGCAGCGAGGATGAGCGCTCTGGCAGTGAGAGTGAACGGGAGGAGGGTGACAGGGATGAGGCGAGTGACAAGAGTGGCAGCGGCGAGGATGAAAGCAGTGAGGATGAGGCCCGGGCCGCCAGAGACAAAGAGGAGATCTTCGGCAGTGATGCTGATTCGGAGGATGACGCTGACTCTGATGATGAGGACAGAGGACGGGCTCGTGGCAGTGACAATGACTCAGACAGTGGCAGTGATGGGGGTGGCCAGCGGAGCCGGAGCCACAGCCGGAGCCGGAGCGCCAGTCCCTTCCCCAGTGGCAGCGAGCATTCTGCTCAGGAGGATGGCAGTGAAGCTGCAGCTTCTGATTCCAGTGAAGCTGACAGTGACAGTGACTGA
- the MED29 gene encoding mediator of RNA polymerase II transcription subunit 29 — MAASQQQASATTSTASVSGPGSAGGSGPQQQPQPPAQLVGPAQSGLLQQQQQDFDPVQRYKMLIPQLKESLQTLMKVAAQNLIQNTNIDNGQKSSDGPIQRFDKCLEEFYALCDQLELCLRLAHECLSQSCDSAKHSPTLVPTATKPDAVQPDSLPYPQYLAVIKAQIACAKDIHTALLDCANKVTGKTPAPPTGPGGTL; from the exons ATGGCTGCATCCCAACAGCAGGCTTCAGCGACTACTTCTACCGCCAGTGTGTCGGGTCCAGGTTCAGCTGGTGGGTCGGGCCCCCAGCAGCAGCCACAACCACCAGCACAACTTGTGGGACCTGCCCAGAGTGGGCTTTTGCAGCAACAGCAACAGGACTTCGATCCTGTGCAGCGCTATAAGATGCTCATCCCGCAGCTGAAGGAGAGTCTACAG ACCTTGATGAAGGTTGCAGCCCAGAACCTGATTCAGAACACTAACATTGACAATGGGCA AAAGAGCAGCGATGGACCCATTCAGCGCTTTGACAAGTGTCTGGAAGAGTTCTATGCACTTTGTGACCAGCTAGAGCTCTGCCTG CGCCTGGCACATGAGTGTCTGTCACAGAGCTGTGACAGTGCCAAGCACTCTCCGACGTTGGTGCCCACAGCCACCAAACCTGATGCTGTCCAGCCTGACAGCTTGCCCTACCCACAGTACCTGGCAGTCATCAAAGCCCAGATTGCCTGTGCCAAGGACATTCACACTGCCCTGCTGGACTGTGCCAACAAGGTCACAGGCAAGACGCCTGCACCGCCTACGGGCCCTGGAGGCACCCTGTGA
- the ZFP36 gene encoding mRNA decay activator protein ZFP36 — protein sequence MDLAAIYKSLLSLSPELPSDLGETESSTSWASSGPWSLSSSDSSLPGVAARLPGRSTSLVEGRSCGWVPPPPGFAPLAPRPSPELSPSPTSPTATPTTSSRYKTELCRTFSESGRCRYGAKCQFAHGLGELRQASRHPKYKTELCHKFYLQGRCPYGSRCHFIHNPNEDLAAPGHPHVLRQSISFSGLPSGRRTSPPPASLAGPPSVSSWSFSPSSSPPPPPGDLLLSPSAFSAAPGTPVSRRDPTPACCPSCRRATPNSVWGPVGGLARSPSAHSLGSDPDEYASSGSSLGGSDSPVFEAGVFGPPQPPAAPRRLPIFNRISVSE from the exons ATGGATCTCGCCGCCATCTACAAG AGCCTCCTGTCGCTGAGCCCTGAACTGCCATCCGACCTCGGAGAGACTGAGTCCAGCACGAGCTGGGCTTCCTCGGGACCCTGGAGCCTCAGCTCATCCGACTCCAGCCTGCCTGGGGTCGCTGCCCGCCTGCCTGGCCGCTCCACCAGCCTGGTGGAGGGTCGCAGCTGCGGCTgggtgcccccacccccaggctttgCGCCCCTGGCTCCTCGACCCAGCCCGGAGCTGTCGCCCTCACCCACCTCGCCTACCGCGACTCCCACCACCTCATCCCGCTACAAGACTGAGCTATGTCGGACCTTCTCAGAAAGCGGGCGCTGCCGCTATGGGGCCAAGTGCCAGTTTGCCCATGGCCTGGGTGAGCTGCGCCAGGCCAGTCGCCACCCCAAGTATAAGACGGAGCTCTGCCACAAGTTCTACCTCCAGGGTCGCTGCCCCTACGGCTCGCGCTGCCACTTCATCCACAACCCCAACGAGGACCTGGCTGCCCCCGGCCATCCCCATGTGCTGCGCCAGAGCATCAGCTTCTCAGGGCTGCCCTCGGGCCGCCGAACCTCGCCACCACCAGCAAGCCTAGCAGGCCCTCCTTCCGTGTCCTCATGGTCCTTCTCGCCCTCCAGCTCCCCACCACCGCCACCCGGGGACCTTCTACTTTCACCCTCTGCTTTCTCTGCTGCCCCAGGGACACCTGTGTCCCGAAGGGACCCCACCCCAGCCTGTTGCCCTTCCTGCCGAAGGGCCACCCCCAACAGCGTCTGGGGGCCTGTGGGTGGCCTAGCTCGGAGCCCTTCTGCACACTCCCTGGGATCTGATCCCGACGAATATgccagcagcggcagcagcctgGGGGGATCCGACTCACCTGTCTTTGAGGCTGGGGTTTTTGGGCCACCTCAGCCACCTGCCGCCCCCCGGCGACTTCCCATCTTCAATCGTATCTCCGTTTCGGAGTGA